AAAGTGTACGATATGCATCCCGCATTCTCTATTTCACCGATTCCCAAGCGGGTCGGAGACAAAGTGAAAATCAGATACCACGGCATCCTTGCCCAGGCCGGGGCGGATCAGATCTGGCTTCACACCGGTTACGGAACGGGACCCTGGCAGAACATCTACGATTATAAAATGAGCAAAGCAGGAGATGAATGGGAGCATACCATCGAGATTACAAGAAGCGGTCGGTTCAACTTCTGTTTTAAAGACAGCGCCAACAACTGGGACAACAATAACGGCCTCAACTGGAGCTACCAGATTAGCTGAAATTAGCAGGGGTAAACGAGATGGGGAGAGAAATTTTTCTCTCCTCTTTTTAATTCCCTGTTTTTTATTCTCATTGTTTCAGATAATGCAAGGGAGCAATCAGGATCGTTCGCCAGGGGTTCCGTAACTTTAACGTTCCTGCCCGTCGGCAGCCAGGGTATGGGCCCGGCGATTTGAGTGTAAATTTCCGAAAGAGGTTTTTAATGCAGGGATTTCTTGTAATCATCGGGACTGATCAGCCCTAAAATACGCCTCACTTCTTCCTGCTGCTCTTCGTTTACCAGTTCTTCAATAGACAGGGTGTAACTGGCAACCTTCTCTGAAATATATAATTTGGCGCCTGTACGTAAAGCCAGGGCAATTGCGTCACTTGGACGGGAATCAACAATTACTTCTCCAGACATGGTTTGTAAATACATTTCTGCATAGTACGTACCATCCCGGATGTCGCTGATCACGACACGGCGTACAGATGCTCCTAAATGTTCACAAACCGACTTCATCAGATCGTGGGTCATGGGGCGGGGTGCTACAATTCCCTGGATGGCCATGGCTATTGCCTGCGCCTCAAAGGGTCCTACCCAGATGGGGAGGACGCGTTCCTCAGTCTGATCTACTAAAAGAACAACAGGACTCAGGGAAAGGTCAAAGGCGATCTCTTTTACCTGAACGGGAATCATGCGAGATACCTCCTTCCATGGGAAACATTTTTAAAACAATTTTTAAAATTAAGATCACCAGAGAGGTCGGTCAAAGCAACGGTACTGCACCGCTTCTGCAAGATGCAGGGGTTCAATCTCTTCGGATTCTGCCAGATCTGCAATGGTACGGGCAACCTTTAAGACGCGGTCGAGGGCGCGCATGCTGAGATTTAAATTTTGGAAAATCCTGGTGAGCAGTTGCCAGGATTCGCTTTTCAATTGACAAAACATTTTGATATGGCGGTTTTGCATCTCTGAATTATATCTAATTCCTTCATTTTGAAAGCGCCTCCGCTGCCTCCGGTGGGCGTTGAGCACCCTTTTTCTTATCTCAAAAGACGTTTCTCCTTTTGAACCCTTCTCAAGATCTTTCAGTTCCAAACGGGGAACTTCAACCTGGAGATCGATCCGGTCCAGAAGAGGTCCGGAAACCCGGTTGCGGTAGCGCTGGGCCTGATAGGGAGTGCACGTGCACTCCTTCTTGGGATCGCCCAGGAATCCGCAAGGGCAGGGGTTCATCGCAGCGACAAAAATAAAGTTGGCCGGATAAGTAAAAGAACCGGAGGCGCGGGCAATCGTGACCACCCTCTCTTCTAAAGGCTGACGCAGGGCCTCGAGAACATCCCGGTTGAATTCGGGCAATTCATCCAGAAAGAGAACTCCATGCGACGCCAGGCTAACTTCACCAGGGCGGGGCACTTTCCCTCCTCCGATAATGCTAACCGCCGATGCCGTGTGGTGCGGTGCCCGAAAGGGCCTCGTGAGGATGTAGGGGCTGTCCTTGGGAAGCAACCCCGCCACACTGTAAATTTTGGCAATTTCTAAATACTCATCCCAACTTAAAGGCGGCAAAATCGAGGGAAGGCGCCTTGCCAAAAGGGTTTTTCCTGTCCCAGGCGGCCCTACCAGAAGAATATTATGGCCACCTGCAGCAGCAATTTCAAGCGCCCGTTTCGCTTTTTCCTGTCCTTTTACGTCTGCAAAATCGGGATAGGTCTCAGATGCTGCTTTTTCGAGAATATGTTTTTTCTGGGCCTCGAGGTCTTGGGTACCTGTTTGAAGATCTCCTTCCCCCCGCAGAAAATAGATCACGTCTCTTAAATGACCACCACCGTAAACGGAAGCTCCCTCAACTAAAGAAGCCTCCCCCAGGTTACAGAGGGGAACGATTAAAGAGAACCCTGCTTTGTTCCTGACAATGTCCCCCGCCATCAGGAGGATCCCGGGAACGGAGCAGATTGTTCCGTCAAGGGATAACTCGCCCACAAAAACCAGGCGGCCAAGCTGGTTCTGGGGAATTTGCTCTGTGGCAGCCAGGATCCCGACGGCGATTGGAAGGTCAAAAAGGGAACCTTCCTTTCTCAAGTCAGCCGGCGCGAGATTAACCGTAATCCTTTTCAAGGGAAACTCGAGACCCGTATTTCTGATCGCTCCCCGGACCCTCTCCGTGGACTCCCGGACTGCAGGGTCCGGGAGCCCTACAATGTTAAATGAAGGCAAACCAGGGGAAACATCCACCTCAACCCTTACGAGGTAAGTTTCCATTCCTAAACAGCAGCAACTGTTTACGATGGCCAGCACCGGTCGGTTTCCCTCGCTTGATTTTTTCCCCTGAATCTTTTTATCTTTTTTTCTCAATTAATGTATATCTATTCGGTGCCGGGCCTTCTGTTTCCTGCTCCCGGTTCATTTTTTATTCCTGCAGGGATCATTCCCGTCTTCCTGTGCCTTTTCAGTCTCCCCTGTATGTTCGTCTTTTTTCGGGGTCAGAATATATGATAAATGCAGACAGGAGGGTGGGAAGGATGCGCCCCTTATGGCGTGGTTCAATAAGTTTCGGACTGGTAAACATCCCGGTAAAATTGTATGCAGCAATCGAAGATCGCAATTTTAAATTTCGTTTTCTTCACAAGAAGTGCCATACCCCTTTAATCTACGAACGAAGATGTCCCACCTGTGAAGTCCCGGTTCCCCTTGAAGAAATCGAAAGGGGATATGAATACGAAAAAGGAAGGTTTGTTATTATTGAGGATGAACTTCTCGCCGCACCGGGCAAGCCTCTGCACAGCATCGAGATCCTTGACTTCGTGAATCTGGCGGAGATCGATCCCATCTTCTTTGCGAAGCCGTACTATCTTGCGCCCGGCGAGGGGGGAGAAAAAGCGTATTTTCTGCTGCGCCAGGCAATGCAGGATACAAAACGGATTGCCATCGCCAAGGCGAGGTTGCGAAACAGAGAATCTCTTGTAGCGCTGAGAGTTTACCGGAACTGCCTGCTGATGGCTCTGATGTACTATTCCGATGAAATTCGTTCCCTTGAGGAAATTCCAGAACTTGAAAAAAAGGTGGACCTGCATGAAAACGAAATCAAGATGGCAACCAGTTTGATCGGAAACCTTGCAGGCAAGTTCCAGCCTGAAAAATATGAAGATGAATACCGGAAATCGCTAAAGCGCATAATCAATTCAAAAATTACGGGAGAAGAAATCACGATCGCGCCTGCTGCTCCGGCTCCAAAAGTTGTGGATCTTATCGAGGCCCTTCGGGCAAGCATTGATATGACAAAAGAAAGAAAGGAAGGAAAAAAGGAGCGAGGTAAAACTCGAAAAAAAACTGCCATTTCCTGAAGAGAACCGCGCGCCAGCAACAAGAGATTTTTCAGCACGGTCATGATTGCGTATAATAAGTACTTACAAAAACAGGCTTAACGGCATCCAAAAAAATAAAAGGTAAGGGAAGGATTATCCATTCTTAATTTCGAAAAATTAAAAAAACTAAAAGTATAAAAAGGGAGAGGTTGAGGTTGGAAGAGCGTCTTTGCTGGGCGGCGCTGCAGGCAGCACTGGATTTGAGCGCCCGCAATTTACTTCACCTTTACCGTTGCTTTCCCTCAGGAGAAGCCCTTTTGAATGCCGGTGAAGAAGAACTCAAACAGGTGCCCAACCTTTCCCGGCATCTGGTAGAAAAGATTATTGAGCGCCGACGCCACATCAACCTCGAAAAAACCGCAGAGGAACTGCTTAAAAAAGAAATCAAGCTGATCCTGCTGGGAGATCTTGAATACCCCTCTTACCTGGCCGAAATTCCAGATCCCCCGGTAGTCCTTTACTACCAAGGAAAACTTCCGCCCAGAGCGCTGCCCTTACTTGCCATCGTGGGCGCACGCCGTGCTACCCCCTACGGGCTGGCGGTGGCAAAAAAACTTGCGCAGGAGCTTGCTGAAGCAGGCTGGGGAATCGTAAGCGGA
Above is a genomic segment from Bacillota bacterium containing:
- a CDS encoding carbohydrate-binding protein, whose product is MHPAFSISPIPKRVGDKVKIRYHGILAQAGADQIWLHTGYGTGPWQNIYDYKMSKAGDEWEHTIEITRSGRFNFCFKDSANNWDNNNGLNWSYQIS
- a CDS encoding Ku protein codes for the protein MRPLWRGSISFGLVNIPVKLYAAIEDRNFKFRFLHKKCHTPLIYERRCPTCEVPVPLEEIERGYEYEKGRFVIIEDELLAAPGKPLHSIEILDFVNLAEIDPIFFAKPYYLAPGEGGEKAYFLLRQAMQDTKRIAIAKARLRNRESLVALRVYRNCLLMALMYYSDEIRSLEEIPELEKKVDLHENEIKMATSLIGNLAGKFQPEKYEDEYRKSLKRIINSKITGEEITIAPAAPAPKVVDLIEALRASIDMTKERKEGKKERGKTRKKTAIS
- a CDS encoding YifB family Mg chelatase-like AAA ATPase, encoding MLAIVNSCCCLGMETYLVRVEVDVSPGLPSFNIVGLPDPAVRESTERVRGAIRNTGLEFPLKRITVNLAPADLRKEGSLFDLPIAVGILAATEQIPQNQLGRLVFVGELSLDGTICSVPGILLMAGDIVRNKAGFSLIVPLCNLGEASLVEGASVYGGGHLRDVIYFLRGEGDLQTGTQDLEAQKKHILEKAASETYPDFADVKGQEKAKRALEIAAAGGHNILLVGPPGTGKTLLARRLPSILPPLSWDEYLEIAKIYSVAGLLPKDSPYILTRPFRAPHHTASAVSIIGGGKVPRPGEVSLASHGVLFLDELPEFNRDVLEALRQPLEERVVTIARASGSFTYPANFIFVAAMNPCPCGFLGDPKKECTCTPYQAQRYRNRVSGPLLDRIDLQVEVPRLELKDLEKGSKGETSFEIRKRVLNAHRRQRRRFQNEGIRYNSEMQNRHIKMFCQLKSESWQLLTRIFQNLNLSMRALDRVLKVARTIADLAESEEIEPLHLAEAVQYRCFDRPLW
- a CDS encoding bifunctional nuclease family protein, with protein sequence MIPVQVKEIAFDLSLSPVVLLVDQTEERVLPIWVGPFEAQAIAMAIQGIVAPRPMTHDLMKSVCEHLGASVRRVVISDIRDGTYYAEMYLQTMSGEVIVDSRPSDAIALALRTGAKLYISEKVASYTLSIEELVNEEQQEEVRRILGLISPDDYKKSLH